GCGGGACATCCGTTACGACGGCTCGACGCTCACCGCCTATGACGAGGGCGAGAACGTCTACGGCCAGTTTCCCGTTCCCGACACGCTCGACGCGGCCTTCGACTACCTGGAGCTCGAGATCGGCATGACGCTGCGGCTGGCCGACCTCTTCTACGAAGACATCTCCCACCTGAGCGGCGTGGCCTTGGCTGGCGCGGTAGTCGGGGTGAGCCGGGTCGGTGAATGGACGTGCGACCACCTCGTGTTTCGCGGCGAAAGCGTGGACTGGCAGCTGTGGGTCGAGCGGGGCGACGAGCGCCGTATCCGAAAGTTCGTGATCACCTATCACGACGATCCGGGGGAGCCGCAGTTCGCTGCGGTCTTCGATCGCTGGGACCTCGCGGCGAAGCTCTCGGACGAGACCTTCGTCTTCGCGCCGCCCGAGGCCGCGGAGCGGATCCCGGTGCTCGCGAGGCCGGTGGTCTCCGGGGGAGTACGGTGATGCGCTGGAGCCGACCTTTGCTCGTCTTGATGGCCCTTGGAGCGGCGGGCCTGCTGTTCGCCGCCGACGCCGCGGACGCGCGGGGAAGGGGAGGAGGTGGCGGTGGCGGCAGCCGCGGAGGTGGCGCCTCCCGGGGTGG
This portion of the bacterium genome encodes:
- a CDS encoding DUF2092 domain-containing protein, with protein sequence MRSVLVLMLVVCWPGLALSEDEAAELPAIDPAAVAILREAIEPIMAAQAIDVEFRTLYDVVQEEGHKLQFGSRDRVSIRRPDRARFTTARDDGRTRDIRYDGSTLTAYDEGENVYGQFPVPDTLDAAFDYLELEIGMTLRLADLFYEDISHLSGVALAGAVVGVSRVGEWTCDHLVFRGESVDWQLWVERGDERRIRKFVITYHDDPGEPQFAAVFDRWDLAAKLSDETFVFAPPEAAERIPVLARPVVSGGVR